In Sedimenticola thiotaurini, the following proteins share a genomic window:
- a CDS encoding FHA domain-containing protein produces the protein MPKLTLCFKGRFIGLHNLGETSATIGRAADADIHIESLAIAERHALITLRENRCRITPIRDNKVLVNHRMITSPTPLSHGDVIQIGKHELFFSENSMELNRPTLKTNVHSLKPAPRQHDSANTAFDQLLNNLNTLPSGTIQILNGGHLGKIIPLQRGLTRLGLTGNECAVIAHRNDGYYISHLEGDEPPLVNKQSIANRCVQLHEGDEIQMGEIKMRFHEQIEQSAAI, from the coding sequence ATGCCGAAGTTAACTTTATGCTTTAAAGGGCGTTTCATCGGATTACACAATCTTGGTGAAACATCTGCCACCATCGGACGAGCCGCCGATGCGGATATCCATATAGAAAGTCTGGCGATTGCCGAGCGTCATGCGTTGATCACCTTAAGGGAGAACCGGTGCCGGATCACGCCGATCAGGGATAACAAGGTGCTGGTAAATCATAGAATGATCACCAGCCCTACCCCGTTATCCCATGGGGACGTTATCCAGATTGGCAAACATGAGCTCTTCTTTTCGGAAAACAGCATGGAATTGAACCGTCCCACCCTGAAGACAAACGTCCATTCGCTCAAGCCAGCCCCGCGACAGCATGATTCGGCAAACACCGCCTTTGATCAGTTACTGAATAATCTCAACACCTTACCCAGCGGCACCATCCAGATTCTGAACGGTGGGCACCTGGGAAAGATAATTCCACTACAACGGGGACTTACACGACTGGGCCTGACCGGCAACGAGTGTGCGGTCATCGCCCACCGCAACGACGGCTACTATATATCCCATCTGGAAGGCGATGAGCCTCCCCTGGTCAATAAACAGTCCATAGCCAATCGATGCGTTCAACTCCACGAGGGCGATGAGATTCAGATGGGTGAGATAAAAATGCGTTTCCACGAACAGATCGAACAGTCTGCTGCTATATAG
- a CDS encoding HlyC/CorC family transporter — protein sequence MSDISIGVLFGILIFLILLSAFFSGSETALMTLNRYRLRHLSKVGHQGAVRASRLLERPDRLIGLILLGNNFVNIMASSLATVIALRLGGEGAIPVAAFLLTLVILIFAEVAPKTLAALKPERLAFPAAFVYTPLLRLLYPVVWVVNSIANMILRLLNVSPEDMDDQVLSKEELRTVVIEAGAMIPKRHQKMLLSILDLEKLAVEDIMIPRNEVDGIDLEDPIEETIKLLQDSAYTRLPVFDGSIDNIVGTIHVRKAMHALTHGRLTHEVIREICDPPYFIPEGTPLNRQLINFQRKKQRIGMVVDEYGDLLGLVTLVDLLEEIVGEFSTDPADSVQEVQPQEDGSFLVSGSANIKELVRTYHWELPLDGPRTISGLIIEYMETIPEPGTSLLLAGYPVEILQIKDNMVRMVRIQPNKYPQET from the coding sequence TTGAGCGACATCTCAATTGGTGTGCTGTTCGGCATACTCATCTTCCTGATTCTGTTGTCGGCGTTTTTTTCCGGATCAGAAACGGCCCTCATGACACTCAACCGTTATCGCCTGCGCCACCTCTCCAAGGTGGGACATCAAGGCGCCGTGCGCGCCAGCAGGCTGCTGGAACGACCGGACCGACTGATCGGCCTGATCCTGCTGGGGAACAATTTCGTCAATATCATGGCCTCTTCGCTGGCAACCGTGATCGCTCTGCGCCTGGGTGGAGAAGGCGCCATCCCGGTGGCCGCGTTTTTATTGACCCTGGTCATTCTGATCTTCGCGGAAGTGGCGCCGAAAACCCTGGCCGCCCTGAAACCCGAACGACTGGCGTTCCCCGCTGCTTTTGTCTACACCCCACTGCTGCGGCTGCTCTATCCCGTGGTCTGGGTGGTGAACAGTATCGCCAACATGATTCTTCGACTGCTCAATGTCTCGCCGGAAGATATGGATGACCAGGTACTCAGCAAGGAAGAACTCAGAACAGTCGTCATCGAGGCAGGGGCCATGATACCCAAGCGGCACCAGAAAATGCTGCTCAGCATTCTTGACCTGGAGAAGCTGGCGGTGGAAGACATCATGATTCCCCGCAACGAAGTGGACGGTATTGACCTGGAAGACCCCATTGAGGAGACCATCAAACTGCTGCAGGACAGCGCCTATACCCGCCTGCCGGTCTTTGATGGCAGCATTGATAATATCGTCGGTACTATCCATGTCAGGAAGGCCATGCACGCACTGACCCATGGGCGGCTGACCCATGAGGTAATCCGGGAGATCTGCGATCCACCCTACTTCATCCCGGAAGGCACACCGCTGAATCGGCAACTGATCAATTTCCAGCGTAAAAAACAGCGTATTGGCATGGTCGTGGATGAGTACGGTGATCTGCTGGGTCTGGTCACGCTGGTGGATCTGCTGGAGGAGATAGTCGGTGAGTTCAGTACCGATCCGGCGGACAGCGTGCAGGAGGTTCAGCCGCAGGAGGATGGTAGCTTCCTGGTCTCGGGCAGCGCCAATATCAAGGAGCTGGTGCGAACCTATCACTGGGAACTGCCGCTGGATGGTCCCCGTACCATCAGCGGTTTGATTATCGAGTACATGGAGACCATACCGGAACCGGGCACCAGCCTGCTCCTGGCCGGTTATCCGGTGGAGATCCTGCAGATCAAGGACAACATGGTGCGCATGGTACGCATTCAACCCAATAAGTATCCGCAGGAAACCTGA
- a CDS encoding PilZ domain-containing protein, with translation MPGQQDEHSARGVSFTGDMRLRWEARSADNSLGLLEIGEKNARLLRAVLVSQEIHSEPGDETGDRGAVELARVDAKLDLLLDMVSQLLRRERPNMIETTVTLWLTGAAWSCQAEVVPAVGEPLWLELYVDARLAQPLHLPVVVTAVTGRGKESEISVSFDALEESLEDLLGKLIFRQHRRMIAQQKAEMRSENS, from the coding sequence ATGCCCGGTCAGCAGGATGAACACAGCGCCAGAGGGGTCTCGTTCACTGGCGATATGCGACTTCGTTGGGAGGCGCGCAGTGCGGACAATAGCCTGGGTCTGTTGGAGATCGGGGAGAAAAATGCCCGATTGCTGAGAGCGGTGCTGGTCTCCCAGGAGATCCACAGTGAGCCGGGTGATGAGACCGGCGATCGCGGTGCTGTTGAATTGGCCCGGGTCGACGCCAAGCTTGATCTGTTGCTGGACATGGTGTCCCAACTGTTACGCCGTGAGCGGCCGAATATGATCGAGACGACAGTGACGCTCTGGCTGACAGGGGCCGCATGGAGCTGTCAGGCGGAAGTTGTGCCGGCGGTGGGGGAGCCGCTCTGGCTGGAGCTGTATGTTGATGCCCGTCTGGCCCAGCCACTGCATCTGCCGGTGGTGGTAACTGCTGTTACCGGTCGTGGCAAGGAGTCAGAGATCTCGGTTTCGTTTGATGCGCTGGAAGAATCCCTGGAGGATCTGCTTGGGAAACTGATCTTCCGCCAGCATCGCCGCATGATTGCCCAGCAAAAAGCAGAAATGAGATCGGAAAACAGTTAG
- a CDS encoding sensor histidine kinase, producing MAEHKIAQREQLEDAFQVFNQVSGQLVDSYQQLQQQVARLTRELSEARSERLLQLAEKESLANRLVHLLETLPAAVVVLDGAGLVKQINTAARDILPGIDLNSDWQQIERLHIVPGQKGDEQQLVSGRLVSLTRRSLAPEPGTILLLLDVTETRQLQERMARRQRLSVMGEMAAQLAHQIRTPLSSALLYTSHLSRDDLSPQQREKFSTRCLERLHHMESQVNDMLSFARGGQFERTPLVVRELLMELVANLEPLSREHDAVVNYQFEVDETTRIDGNFAALSGALLNVAQNAFQQAGGIELGVQAGQQSGELFIRISDNGPGIRVEDQERIFDPFYTTRPDGTGLGLAVVQSVVLSHQGRISVNSTLGEGSCFEICLPLSMAHTREPAGAPECDPESGLNVVRSPA from the coding sequence ATGGCAGAACATAAGATTGCCCAACGGGAACAACTCGAAGATGCCTTCCAGGTTTTTAACCAGGTGTCCGGGCAGTTGGTTGACTCTTATCAGCAGTTACAGCAACAGGTTGCCCGTCTGACCCGGGAGTTGTCCGAGGCGCGCAGTGAGCGGCTGTTGCAACTGGCTGAGAAGGAGTCGCTGGCCAATCGACTGGTTCACCTGCTGGAGACTTTACCGGCCGCTGTCGTGGTGCTGGATGGCGCCGGACTGGTGAAACAGATAAATACCGCCGCTCGCGACATATTGCCCGGTATTGATCTGAACAGTGACTGGCAGCAGATCGAGCGGTTGCATATTGTGCCGGGGCAAAAGGGGGATGAGCAACAACTCGTCTCGGGGCGGCTGGTCTCATTGACCCGGCGTTCACTGGCCCCTGAGCCCGGCACTATTCTACTGCTTCTGGATGTGACTGAGACGCGACAGTTGCAGGAGCGGATGGCGCGCCGGCAACGGCTCAGCGTCATGGGTGAGATGGCCGCCCAACTGGCTCATCAGATCCGCACACCGCTCAGTTCGGCACTGCTCTATACCTCCCATCTTTCACGTGATGATCTCAGCCCGCAGCAGCGGGAGAAGTTTTCCACCCGTTGCCTTGAACGCCTCCACCATATGGAGAGCCAGGTCAACGACATGCTCAGTTTTGCCCGCGGAGGCCAGTTTGAACGGACGCCGCTCGTTGTGCGGGAGCTGTTGATGGAACTGGTGGCAAATCTGGAGCCGCTCAGCCGGGAGCACGACGCTGTTGTCAATTACCAGTTTGAAGTCGATGAGACTACCCGGATCGACGGAAATTTCGCTGCCCTGTCGGGTGCCCTGCTGAATGTGGCGCAGAATGCATTTCAGCAGGCTGGTGGGATTGAACTGGGTGTCCAGGCCGGACAGCAATCCGGCGAGCTGTTTATCCGTATCAGTGATAACGGCCCCGGTATCCGCGTTGAAGACCAGGAGCGCATTTTTGATCCTTTCTATACCACCCGCCCGGATGGTACCGGCCTGGGGCTCGCCGTGGTGCAGTCCGTGGTTTTGAGTCACCAGGGCCGGATCAGTGTCAACAGCACGCTGGGTGAGGGTAGCTGTTTTGAAATCTGTTTGCCGCTGTCCATGGCGCATACCAGGGAGCCGGCAGGGGCGCCGGAATGTGACCCGGAGAGTGGCCTTAATGTTGTAAGGAGTCCTGCATGA
- a CDS encoding sigma-54-dependent transcriptional regulator — protein MSDATVLIVEDDATLREALCDTLELSGYGVVSAVDGKSALKVLESKPVSLVISDVQMKPMDGHQLLAHIRSRFPTVPVLMMTAFGNIEKAVTAMRNGAADYLAKPFEPALLIEKVKTCIKQTQPVDEQVIAEDIRTRELLNLAGRVARSQATVSIGGESGTGKEVFARYIHRQSLCSDGPFVAINCAAIPDNMLEAMLFGYEKGAFTGAYSAAPGKFEQAQNGTLLLDEVSEMSLPLQAKLLRVLQEREVERLGGRKVIPLNVRILATTNRNLREEVAAGRFREDLFYRLNVFPLHLAPLRERPRDILPLARFLLHRICHSQQIAEPVLSEKAEQRLMEHSWPGNVRELDNVMQRALILCDGTEITPDALCFEMDLATSPQPAPAPVAAPAKENRGRLSEDLRSMEERMIIDALREDRGSRKEVAERLGISQRTLRYKIARLREAGVAIPG, from the coding sequence ATGAGTGATGCAACGGTGCTGATTGTTGAAGACGATGCAACGCTGCGTGAGGCGTTGTGTGACACCCTTGAATTATCCGGCTATGGCGTGGTCTCCGCTGTGGATGGGAAAAGTGCGCTTAAGGTACTGGAGTCGAAACCGGTCAGTCTGGTGATCAGCGATGTGCAGATGAAACCGATGGATGGCCATCAGTTGCTGGCCCACATCCGGTCCCGTTTCCCGACCGTGCCGGTACTCATGATGACGGCATTCGGCAATATAGAGAAAGCCGTTACCGCCATGCGTAACGGTGCTGCCGACTATCTGGCCAAACCGTTTGAACCGGCGCTTCTGATTGAGAAGGTGAAAACCTGTATTAAACAGACCCAGCCGGTGGACGAGCAGGTGATCGCTGAAGATATCCGTACCCGTGAACTGCTCAATCTGGCGGGGCGGGTGGCCAGAAGTCAGGCAACTGTCTCCATCGGTGGCGAGAGCGGCACCGGCAAGGAGGTGTTTGCGCGCTATATTCACCGCCAGTCCCTCTGTAGTGACGGCCCGTTCGTGGCGATCAACTGTGCAGCGATACCGGACAACATGCTGGAAGCCATGTTGTTCGGTTATGAGAAAGGGGCCTTCACCGGGGCCTATAGCGCTGCCCCGGGTAAATTCGAGCAGGCCCAGAACGGTACCCTGTTGCTGGATGAGGTCTCCGAGATGAGTTTGCCCCTGCAGGCGAAGCTGTTACGTGTGTTGCAGGAGCGGGAGGTGGAGCGGCTGGGCGGCCGGAAGGTGATCCCGCTCAACGTCAGGATACTGGCGACCACCAACCGGAATTTGCGGGAAGAGGTGGCTGCCGGCCGTTTTCGTGAAGATCTCTTCTATCGTCTGAATGTGTTTCCCCTCCATCTGGCACCGCTGCGGGAGCGGCCACGGGATATTCTGCCGCTGGCCCGTTTCCTGTTACACCGGATCTGTCATTCACAACAGATCGCCGAACCGGTGCTTTCAGAGAAGGCCGAACAGCGGCTGATGGAGCATAGCTGGCCGGGTAATGTCCGGGAGTTGGACAATGTTATGCAGCGGGCGCTGATTCTCTGTGATGGTACTGAGATCACCCCGGATGCCCTCTGTTTCGAAATGGATCTTGCCACCTCACCCCAACCGGCGCCGGCGCCTGTGGCGGCACCCGCCAAAGAGAATCGCGGTCGTCTGAGCGAGGATCTGCGTTCCATGGAAGAGCGCATGATTATCGACGCGCTGCGGGAGGACCGGGGAAGCCGCAAAGAGGTTGCCGAGCGGCTGGGTATCAGTCAGCGCACCCTGCGATACAAGATTGCACGTCTTCGGGAAGCGGGTGTGGCCATTCCGGGGTGA
- the fliE gene encoding flagellar hook-basal body complex protein FliE, with amino-acid sequence MSTTTQIDQILAQMRTMSAQAASAPKAAEEPVANSFGDLLAESISQVNETQQHAGELKKAFELGTEDVNLAEVMVAVQKSSVSFEAMLQVRNKLVDAYKEVMNMAI; translated from the coding sequence ATGAGTACGACAACCCAAATTGATCAGATACTGGCCCAGATGCGCACCATGTCAGCCCAGGCCGCTTCTGCCCCCAAGGCAGCAGAGGAACCTGTCGCCAACAGTTTTGGTGATCTGTTGGCGGAATCGATCAGCCAGGTCAATGAAACCCAACAGCATGCCGGGGAGCTGAAAAAGGCGTTCGAACTCGGCACGGAAGATGTCAATCTGGCGGAAGTGATGGTGGCCGTGCAGAAGTCCAGCGTCTCATTCGAAGCCATGTTGCAGGTCAGGAACAAGCTGGTGGATGCCTACAAGGAAGTGATGAATATGGCGATTTAA